A window of Pantoea agglomerans contains these coding sequences:
- a CDS encoding fumarylacetoacetate hydrolase family protein, with translation MYQHRNWQGALLDFPVNKVVCVGSNYAKHIKEMGSATPAEPVVFIKPETAICDLRQPLSLPSAFGEVHHEVELAVLIGATLKQAGEEHVAQAIAGYGVALDLTLRDLQAGFKKAGQPWEKSKGFDNACPLSGFIPSAEFPGDPQDTELKLVVNGEVRQLGRTSDMIHKILPLIAHMSHYFTLRAGDVVLTGTPEGVGPLRPGDKLEVSLAGHGISTRVL, from the coding sequence ATGTATCAGCATCGTAACTGGCAGGGCGCCTTGTTGGATTTTCCGGTGAACAAGGTGGTCTGCGTCGGCAGCAACTATGCGAAACACATTAAGGAAATGGGCAGCGCTACGCCAGCTGAGCCGGTCGTGTTTATCAAGCCGGAAACCGCGATTTGCGATCTGCGCCAGCCGCTCTCTCTTCCCTCCGCCTTTGGTGAAGTGCATCACGAGGTCGAACTGGCGGTGCTGATCGGCGCCACCCTTAAGCAGGCCGGCGAAGAGCACGTGGCGCAAGCGATCGCCGGTTACGGCGTGGCGCTGGATTTAACGCTGCGCGATCTGCAGGCGGGGTTTAAAAAGGCGGGGCAGCCGTGGGAAAAATCAAAGGGCTTCGATAATGCCTGCCCGCTCTCCGGCTTTATCCCCTCAGCGGAGTTCCCGGGCGATCCTCAGGATACCGAGCTCAAGCTGGTGGTGAACGGCGAGGTGCGTCAGCTCGGCAGAACCTCCGATATGATCCATAAAATTCTGCCGCTTATCGCCCATATGAGCCACTATTTTACCCTGCGCGCGGGCGATGTCGTGCTGACCGGCACGCCGGAAGGGGTCGGTCCGCTGCGCCCAGGCGATAAGCTGGAAGTGTCGCTGGCCGGTCACGGCATCAGCACGCGCGTGCTGTAA
- a CDS encoding YcgN family cysteine cluster protein, translated as MSELPFWQTKRLDQMNDDEWESLCDGCGQCCLNKLQDADTDEIYFTNVACNQLNIKTCQCRNYERRFEYEEDCIKLTRENLTQFNWLPRTCAYRLLGEGKGLPAWHPLLSGSKSAMHAQRISVRYIAVRESEVRDWEDHIIDRPDRNG; from the coding sequence ATGAGTGAACTTCCTTTCTGGCAGACTAAACGCCTCGATCAAATGAACGACGACGAGTGGGAATCCTTGTGCGATGGGTGCGGCCAGTGCTGCCTGAATAAGCTGCAGGATGCCGACACCGATGAGATTTACTTTACCAACGTCGCCTGCAACCAGCTCAATATCAAAACCTGCCAGTGCCGCAACTATGAGCGCCGCTTCGAATATGAAGAGGACTGCATCAAGCTGACGCGTGAGAACCTGACGCAGTTTAACTGGCTGCCGCGCACCTGCGCCTATCGCCTGCTGGGCGAGGGGAAAGGATTGCCGGCGTGGCATCCGCTGCTGAGCGGATCAAAGTCGGCAATGCATGCGCAGCGTATTTCGGTGCGCTATATCGCGGTGCGGGAAAGCGAAGTGCGCGACTGGGAAGATCATATTATCGATCGTCCCGACCGCAACGGCTAA
- the dsbB gene encoding disulfide bond formation protein DsbB yields MLRYLNQSSRGRAAWLLLALTALVLELAALWFQHVMGLKPCVMCIYERCALFGVMGAGLVGAIAPQSPLRWAGLALWIYSAWEGLRLSYEHTMIQLHPNPFTTCDFAARFPAWLPLDKWLPSVFLASGDCAERSWTFLTLSMPQWMIVVFAAYLIVAIAVLIAQPFKPKRRDIFSR; encoded by the coding sequence ATGTTGCGATATCTCAATCAATCTTCACGCGGTCGCGCCGCCTGGCTGCTGCTGGCGTTAACGGCGCTGGTGCTGGAGCTGGCGGCATTATGGTTCCAGCATGTGATGGGCCTGAAACCTTGCGTGATGTGCATCTATGAGCGCTGCGCGCTGTTTGGCGTGATGGGCGCGGGCCTCGTTGGCGCTATCGCGCCGCAATCGCCGCTGCGCTGGGCCGGGCTGGCTCTCTGGATCTACAGCGCCTGGGAAGGATTGCGCCTGTCGTATGAACATACGATGATCCAGCTTCATCCCAATCCCTTTACCACCTGCGATTTCGCCGCGCGTTTTCCTGCGTGGCTGCCGCTGGATAAGTGGCTGCCGTCGGTGTTTTTAGCCAGCGGCGACTGCGCCGAGCGCAGCTGGACCTTTCTGACGCTGAGCATGCCGCAGTGGATGATTGTGGTGTTCGCCGCCTACCTGATCGTGGCGATTGCGGTGCTGATTGCGCAGCCGTTTAAACCCAAACGCCGCGATATCTTTTCTCGCTAA
- the nhaB gene encoding sodium/proton antiporter NhaB translates to MDITWGQALHRNFLGQSPNWYKMLLLAFLVVNPLLFFFVSPFLAGWLLIAEFIFTLGMALKCHPLLPGGLLTLEAIAIGMASADQVKQQLAGNLEVLLLLIFMVAGIFFMKQLLLFMFTRLLLSLRSKVLLSLTFCLAAAFLSAFLDALTVVAVVISVAVGFYQIYHRVSSDPDYAAADPGQRATLDQFRAFLRSLMMQAGVGTALGGVMTMVGEPQNLIIAHAAGWDFAGFFLRMAPVTVPVLLCGILTSLLVERFRLFGYGATLPDAVRAILLQSDREASAQRTRQARLALWIQAAIGLWLIVALALHLAEVGLIGLSVIVLATSLCGVTDEHTIGQAFTEALPFTALLTVFFAIVAVIVEQQLFSPLIAFVLQAEPHAQLSWYYIFNGLLSSISDNVFVGSVFINEAKQAFLQGAIDLPQFELLAVATNTGTNLPSVATPNGQAAFLFLLTSALAPLIRLSYGRMVWMALPFTLVMSLVGFFCIRWLLVPCTEMLLQWGWLTAPAL, encoded by the coding sequence ATGGATATCACCTGGGGCCAGGCGCTGCATCGCAACTTTCTTGGGCAGTCGCCCAACTGGTATAAAATGCTGCTGCTGGCGTTTCTGGTCGTTAATCCGCTGCTCTTTTTCTTCGTCAGTCCATTTCTTGCCGGCTGGCTGCTGATTGCCGAATTTATCTTTACGCTCGGTATGGCGCTGAAGTGTCATCCGCTGCTGCCCGGCGGGCTGCTGACGCTGGAAGCGATCGCCATCGGTATGGCCAGCGCCGACCAGGTTAAGCAACAGCTGGCGGGCAATCTGGAGGTGCTGCTGCTGCTGATCTTTATGGTCGCCGGCATCTTCTTTATGAAACAGCTGCTGCTGTTTATGTTTACCCGGCTGCTGCTGTCGCTGCGCTCGAAGGTGCTGCTCAGCCTCACCTTCTGCCTCGCCGCCGCGTTTCTCTCCGCTTTCCTGGACGCCCTGACCGTGGTCGCCGTGGTGATCAGCGTCGCCGTCGGCTTCTATCAGATCTACCATCGCGTCTCCTCTGATCCCGACTACGCCGCAGCGGATCCCGGTCAGCGCGCCACTCTCGATCAGTTCCGCGCCTTTCTGCGCAGCCTGATGATGCAGGCGGGCGTAGGCACCGCGCTGGGTGGCGTGATGACCATGGTGGGTGAGCCGCAGAACCTGATTATCGCCCATGCGGCGGGCTGGGATTTCGCTGGCTTTTTCCTGCGTATGGCGCCGGTCACGGTGCCGGTGCTGCTGTGCGGTATTCTCACCAGCCTGCTGGTGGAGCGCTTTCGCCTGTTCGGCTACGGTGCAACGCTGCCGGATGCGGTGCGCGCCATTCTGCTGCAGAGCGACCGCGAGGCATCGGCGCAGCGCACGCGCCAGGCGCGGTTAGCGCTGTGGATTCAGGCGGCTATCGGCCTGTGGCTTATTGTCGCGCTGGCGCTGCATCTGGCGGAGGTCGGGTTGATTGGCCTTTCGGTGATTGTACTTGCCACCTCGCTGTGCGGCGTTACCGATGAGCATACTATCGGCCAGGCCTTTACCGAGGCGCTGCCCTTTACCGCCCTGCTGACGGTGTTTTTCGCCATCGTCGCGGTGATCGTCGAGCAGCAGCTTTTCAGCCCGCTGATCGCCTTTGTGCTGCAGGCGGAACCGCACGCGCAGCTCAGCTGGTATTACATCTTTAACGGCCTGCTCTCCTCGATATCGGACAACGTCTTTGTTGGCTCGGTGTTTATCAACGAGGCGAAACAGGCCTTTCTGCAGGGAGCGATCGACCTGCCACAGTTTGAGCTGCTGGCGGTCGCCACTAACACCGGCACCAATTTGCCCTCGGTTGCGACCCCTAACGGCCAGGCGGCGTTTCTTTTCCTGCTTACCTCGGCGCTGGCGCCGCTGATCCGCCTCTCCTATGGGCGCATGGTCTGGATGGCGCTGCCCTTTACGCTGGTGATGTCGCTGGTAGGCTTTTTTTGCATCCGCTGGTTGCTGGTGCCCTGCACCGAAATGCTGCTTCAGTGGGGCTGGCTCACCGCGCCAGCCCTGTAA
- the fadR gene encoding fatty acid metabolism transcriptional regulator FadR: protein MVIKAQSPAGFAEEYIIESIWNSRFPPGSILPAERELSELIGVTRTTLREVLQRLARDGWLTIQHGKPTRVNDFWETSGLNILETLARLDHDSVPVLIDNLLSVRTNIASIFISRALRHHPDKARAVLESVAGIDDQADAYTELDYRVFRGLAFASGNPIYGLILNGLKGLYTRVGRYYFSNPEARELARNFYARLEGLCVKEPSQDQIVDAVREYGRRSGEIWHSMQKSMPEDLGSKR from the coding sequence ATGGTCATTAAGGCGCAGAGCCCTGCGGGATTTGCTGAAGAGTATATTATTGAAAGCATCTGGAACAGCCGCTTTCCTCCTGGGTCAATCCTTCCTGCTGAACGTGAGCTTTCTGAACTTATCGGCGTAACCCGCACCACGCTGCGCGAAGTATTGCAGCGCCTGGCGCGAGACGGGTGGTTAACGATTCAGCACGGCAAGCCGACCCGCGTAAATGACTTCTGGGAAACCTCCGGGCTGAATATTCTTGAGACGCTGGCGCGTCTGGATCACGACAGCGTGCCGGTGCTGATCGATAACCTGCTGTCGGTGCGCACCAATATCGCCTCGATCTTTATCAGCCGCGCGCTGCGCCATCATCCCGACAAGGCGCGCGCGGTGCTGGAGAGCGTCGCCGGTATCGACGATCAGGCCGATGCCTATACCGAGCTTGACTATCGCGTGTTCCGCGGTCTGGCATTCGCCTCCGGCAATCCTATTTACGGTTTGATCCTGAATGGCCTGAAAGGACTCTATACCCGCGTGGGCCGCTACTATTTCTCTAATCCTGAGGCTCGCGAGCTGGCGCGCAACTTCTACGCGCGGCTCGAAGGGCTGTGCGTTAAAGAGCCGTCGCAGGATCAGATTGTCGATGCGGTGCGCGAGTATGGCCGTCGCAGCGGCGAGATCTGGCACAGCATGCAGAAAAGCATGCCGGAGGATCTCGGCAGCAAACGCTAA